TGTAAGGATGCTTGAGTCGATTAATCAAAGTGAAATATGAGTTGCGAAAGCCAAGATTCTTGAGTATGCTTCATAAATATTGAAGCGAATTCCCAGTCAAATTTGAAAGTGCTATTTTTCGTAGGTGTTATATTCTTGATTCCATCTAATCCTAAACCAAATGGATATGAATCTgatgttttgaaataatatgttCCTTTTTCTCTGAAAGATAAATTCCagattattaatgaataatttatactaagatgattaaatttatactaagaaaattaaaataggatttcattgatacaaaatcattgaagttaaataaacaaaatcattacttctatagaagagattgattttagttgaaagtcatgcattttattttgagggaaaataaaattgtacttagttggaatatataatcgtgtaaagaAGCGAAAATAAACGAATTAAAAGAACAAATCTtaacgtttgctttaaatatattatttgcttACTACGAACACATATCTGTCATATTTAGTCTATATGTGATTGgctcaactacatgaagattgtcgAAATAAATGGACTTTAGACactataatcaataataattcattcataGGTCGCTTTTTCAAGTGCGGCTCGAAgtaatctaattttaattttaaataaacctaataaatcTGCTCATGTGATTGTGCcaatcacatcactattttgttataatatgtataagtagtagaaccaatcaaaaaaagattgtttaaaactatgttgcattttaaaacaacaatatttgaaatttgttagacagtatactagtttcatacaaacaaataatgtggttgtgtcaacttcaccactcaaccccttacgatagttgtatcacattcgtggccccattcgccatatttgatttcgcgatgaggttgagacaacctcatatcggttgatactaagaattatttttcagaATACCTTAAATTTGGAATAATCTCCTTAATATCACTATAATCGCATTCAATTTCATTACATCGAACGCCATAAAATAATCCTTGACcttgattttcaaatatactctTCCAAACAGGCTCAACGAATAAATGACTGCAACTCATTTGAGACTCAAGTTCTTCGCATCCCGGTTGATAGCGTATTCCACCATTTACTATCAACTCTAAATCGGCATTCCAATTAATATTTCCACTGTTAGTGGAATCACTTCGTAGAGCTATAGTGAATTGAGCAAGACCACGTCGAAAATCTGTAAGTGCACATCCTGGATCGAATCCAATTAATAGTTTTACAGGTGTTACCATATTTTCAATTACGGACGCAACTATATGGGCTCCGGCTGATTGGCCCGCAAATTCTAAATTTTCCGCCGGTAAACCCAGCGAAACAAGTTTATCGATTCCAGGTCCAAACACTTTACCAATCTgcgaataatataattaataattgtagaaTTTCTCAAGTTTTTCCTAGATTGAACAAAAAGGATCATGCAAAAAATAGCgaagttcgaaaaaatgataaactttgaaagactttatctcggaaactattgggtctacagagacaGTTATGGTcttatattgtagcaaatttaatcTACAATATTTAGGTACCATCAAAAACTAATCCTTTAGAGTTATAATCGCtaaaacctgaaaaaaatttcacggattttcaatttttgacccaaattgctatcagaaaacaaaaaatacgttgttatagaagGAAACAAGCCAAGAAA
This genomic interval from Chrysoperla carnea chromosome 1, inChrCarn1.1, whole genome shotgun sequence contains the following:
- the LOC123302751 gene encoding uncharacterized protein LOC123302751, which translates into the protein MMATIYLNSKNYNYIILFHDYYCSVQPLAPTCPHLIGKVFGPGIDKLVSLGLPAENLEFAGQSAGAHIVASVIENMVTPVKLLIGFDPGCALTDFRRGLAQFTIALRSDSTNSGNINWNADLELIVNGGIRYQPGCEELESQMSCSHLFVEPVWKSIFENQGQGLFYGVRCNEIECDYSDIKEIIPNLREKGTYYFKTSDSYPFGLGLDGIKNITPTKNSTFKFDWEFASIFMKHTQESWLSQLIFHFD